A stretch of the Archocentrus centrarchus isolate MPI-CPG fArcCen1 unplaced genomic scaffold, fArcCen1 scaffold_32_ctg1, whole genome shotgun sequence genome encodes the following:
- the LOC115776470 gene encoding LOW QUALITY PROTEIN: gamma-aminobutyric acid receptor-associated protein-like 2 (The sequence of the model RefSeq protein was modified relative to this genomic sequence to represent the inferred CDS: inserted 1 base in 1 codon) — MKWMFKEDHSLEHRCVESAKIRSKYPDRVPVIVEKVSGSQIVDIDKRKYLVPSDITVAQFMWIIRKRIQLPSEKXIFLFVDKTVPQSSITMGQLYEKEKDEDGFLYVAYSGENTFGF; from the exons AACATCGGTGCGTCGAGTCGGCCAAAATCCGCAGCAAGTACCCTGACCGGGTCCCG GTGATCGTAGAGAAGGTGTCGGGATCACAGATAGTGGACATTGACAAGAGGAAGTACCTGGTCCCCTCTGACATCACTGTGGCCCAGTTCATGTGGATCATCAGGAAACGCATCCAGCTGCCCTCAGAGA CCATCTTCCTCTTTGTGGATAAGACAGTACCTCAGTCCAG CATCACGATGGGGCAGCTGTACGAGAAAGAGAAGGACGAGGACGGCTTTTTATATGTGGCCTACAGCGGTGAGAACACCTTTGGcttttag
- the LOC115776487 gene encoding C-C motif chemokine 26-like gives MLELYIKGAESRSEHISLQIQAEEHPSVSGTMKTLLALTVLVLLCFLKHSSANVGVSLMMRDVKCCETTSDKIHIPFKKVKHVVMTSGCSPEAIIVTTVADRKICLDPKWKHAQMHLEEFKKN, from the exons ATGTTGGAGCTGTATATAAAGGGAGCAGAGAGCCGGTCAGAGCACATCAGCCTGCAGATTCAAGCTGAAGAACATCCGTCTGTGTCGGGAACCATGAAGACTCTGCTGGCTCTCACAGTCCTGGTTCTCCTCTGCTTCCTGAAACACAGCTCTGCCA atgTTGGTGTATCACTGATGATGAGAGATGTTAAATGCTGTGAGACGACCAGTGATAAAATACACATCCCGTTCAAAAAGGTGAAACATGTGGTAATGACCAGCGGCTGCAGTCCTGAAGCAATCAT aGTCACGACTGTGGCTGACAGGAAGATCTGCCTTGATCCCAAATGGAAACATGCACAGATGCACCTGGAAGAATTTAAGAAAAACTAA